Genomic segment of Ralstonia pickettii:
GCGGTGGGGATGCAATGCACGCCATGCTCGTCGGCGAAGGCGATGTGGCAGACGTAGGCCTCGTCAAGGATGGCATGCAGCGTGGTGCGGTCGTAGTGGCCGCGGTGCGCGACGCGGCGCACGCGGGTCCGTGCGGTGGGCGATGTGGGCTCTGTGGTGGACATGTGGGGCTCCGAATCGTCAATGGATAGGCCGACGGTAAGAAAACCGTGGCACCATGGGTAGACCCACAAGAGCCAGAATTCCTGGAGCCACGATGGATTACGGGGTCCTGCTGTCGAACTACGAACGCACATCGATGCACGGCGAAGGCGGAACGCGCACTTCGCAGCAGCAACGGCTGTATGCGTGCCTGCGTACCGCCATCCTGAGCGGACAGATCGAGGAAGGTACGCGCCTGGCGCCATCGCGCACGCTGGCCGAAGAGCTGGGCATTGCGCGCAACTCAGTGCTCTACGCCTACGAGCAACTCGCCTCGGAGGGCTTCGTGCTCAGCCGACGGCAAGGCACGGTGGTGGCGCGCGTTGGCCTGCAGCAGACGCCCACGCCAGCGCCCGAAGCCGCGCCCGAGCTCTCGCGCCGAGTGAAAGACCTCGAACGCCCGCGCGGCGGCATGGACGACCTGCTGCCCTTCCTGCCCGGTACGCCCGCGCTGGATGTGTTCCCGCTCGCGCAATGGCGCCGCTGCATGGAGCGCGGGTGGCGCCGCATCGGTCCGGGGCAGATGGGCTACGGCCCGGTCGAAGGCAACGTGGCGCTGCGGCAAGCCGTGGCGGAATACCTGCGCGTTTCGCGCGGCGTGCGCTGCGACGCGACGCAGGTTTTCATCACCGATGGCACGCAGAACAGCCTCGACATGTGCGCGCGCACGCTGGCCGATGCAGGCGACACCGCGTGGATCGAAAACCCCGGTTATTACGGCGCCCGCGCCGCCTTGCAGGCCGCAGACATGCGATTGATGCCGATCAGCGTCGATGTGGACGGTCTCGCCCCGCGCGAAGAAGACTGGCGCGACACGCCGCCCCGGCTCATCTACATCACGCCGTCGCACCAATATCCGCTCGGCGCGGTGATGAGCCTGGAGCGCCGTCTCTCGCTCATTCAGCACGCACGCGCAGTTGGCGCATGGATCATCGAAGACGACTACGACAGCGAGTTCCGCCACACGGGTGCGCCGCTATCCGCCGTGCAGGGCCTGACTGAGAATGCGCCGGTCATCTATCTCGGCACGTTCAGCAAGATGCTGTTCCCGGCACTGCGCCTCGGCTATATGGTGGTGCCGCCTGCGCTTGTGCCCGCGCTGAAGAAGACGGCCGGTGCGCTGATGCTGCGCGGGCGCGTGGCTGAGCAGCTGGCGCTGGCCGAGTTCATCGAGGCAGGACATTTCACGCGGCACCTTAGGCGCATGCGTCGCCTCTATGGCGAGCGCCGCGATGCGCTGCAGGCCGCGATCGAGCGCCACCTTGATGGCATCGTCACCGTATCGGGCGGCGCGGGGGGCATGCATCTTTCCGCCCGGCTCGACGCCCCGGTGCCCGACACCGAAGTCAGCCGCGCCGCCCGTGCGCACGGAATGGTGTTGCGGCCGCTGTCGCGCTTCTGCCTGCCGGGCACGCTGACGGCGCAATACAACGGCCTTGTGCTCGGTTACGGCAACGTGCCGGCCGAAGCGATGGACGGATTGGTGAAGCGCATGCGGGACGTCATCGAAAGCGTGGGCGGCTGACCCGCCAGTGCAGCCGTGCGCTGCATGGCCTTGCCGCAAACGTTGCATGCACCGCACAACCGGTGCGACCCCGTCCCCCGACGACGTGCACACGTGCATCAGGCACCACAACCAAGGGAAAACCCGCCCCCATTCTTGCTGCGTTGCACGGTGTTCCGAATGTCACGCGATGCTACGATGCCTCGACCTATGGCTGTCTGCCAGTTTCCACAAGAAGCGGCGCAGGCGGCACCAAAAGAGACCTGCTGTCGGTGATCCCGGCACACCCACACGGAGCACGCATGAATGCCCCTCTGAACGACGCGCTACGCCGCGCGCTCGAAACTGTTTCCCTGGACGACAAGTACACGCTCGAGCGTGGCCGCATCTACATCAGCGGCACGCAGGCACTGGTGCGTCTGCCGATGCTGCAGCAGGAGCGCGACCGCGCCGCCGGGCTAAATACGGCAGGCTTCATCTCCGGCTACCGCGGCTCGCCGCTGGGGGCCCTGGACCAGGCCCTGTGGAAGGCCAAGAAGCATCTGGCCGGGCACAACATCGTCTTCCAGGCGGGGCTCAACGAAGACCTGGCCGCCACGGCGGTCTGGGGCTCGCAGCAGGTCAATCTGTATCCGAGCGCCAAGTTCAGCGGCGTGTTCGGCATGTGGTACGGCAAGGGGCCGGGCGTGGACCGCACGATCGACGTGTTCAAGCACGCCAACTCGGCGGGCTCGTCCGCGCATGGCGGCGTGCTGGTACTGGCAGGCGATGACCACGCCGCCAAGTCGTCCACGCTGGCGCACCAGTCCGAGCACGTCTTCAAGGCGGCCGGCATTCCGGTGCTGTATCCGTCGAACGTGCAGGAATATCTCGACTACGGCCTGCACGGCTGGGCGATGAGCCGCTACTCCGGCCTGTGGGTGTCGATGAAGTGCGTGACGGACGTGGTGGAATCGTCGGCTTCGGTCGACGTCGATCCGCACCGCGCGCAGATCATCCTGCCCGAAGATTTCGTCATGCCGCAGGGCGGCCTGAACATCCGCTGGCCCGATCCGCCGCTGGTGCAGGAAGCGCGGCTGCTCGACTACAAGTGGTACGCCGGTCTCTCGTACGTGCGCGCCAACAAGCTGGACCGCGTGGTGCTCGATTCGCCGCAGGCACGCTTCGGCATCATGACCGCCGGCAAGGCGTATCTGGACGTGCGCCAGGCGCTGGTCGATCTCGGCCTGGATGAGGAAACCTGCCGCCGCATCGGCATCCGCCTGTACAAGGTCGGCTGCGTGTGGCCGCTGGAAGCGCACGGCGCGCGTGCCTTTGCCGAAGGGCTGCAAGAGATCCTGGTGGTGGAAGAGAAGCGCCAGATCCTGGAATACCAACTCAAGGAAGAGCTGTACAACTACCGCGACGACGTGCGTCCGCGCGTGTACGGCAAGTTTGACGAGCGCGACAACGCCGGCGGCGAATGGTCCGTGCCGATGGCCAACTGGCTGCTGCCGGCGCATTACGAGCTGTCGCCTGCGCTGATCGCCCGCGCCATCGCCACGCGCCTGGAAAAGTTCGAGCTGCCGTCGGACGTGCGCGCACGCATCGCGTCGCGCATCGCCATCATCGACGCCAAAGAGAAGGCGCTCGCCAAGCCGCGCGTTACCGCCGAGCGCAAGCCGTGGTTCTGCTCGGGCTGCCCGCACAACACGTCGACCAACGTGCCGGAAGGCTCGCGCGCGCTGGCCGGCATCGGCTGCCACTACATGACCGTGTGGATGGATCGCCGCACCGACACCTTCAGCCAGATGGGCGGCGAAGGCGTGGCGTGGATCGGTCAGATGCCGTTTTCGGGCGACCAGCACGTGTTCGCCAACCTCGGCGACGGAACGTATTACCACTCGGGCCTGCTGGCGATTCGCGCGTCGATTGCAGCCAAGGTGAACATCACCTATAAGATCCTCTACAACGACGCCGTGGCCATGACGGGCGGCCAGCCGGTCGACGGCCCGCTCTCCGTGCCGCAGATTGCCGCACAGGTGCATGCCGAAGGGACGTCGCGCATCGTCATCGTCACGGACGAGCCCGAGAAGTACAACGCCGCCATCAAGCTGCCCGAAGGTGTGACGGTGCATCACCGCGATCGCCTCGATGCCATCCAGCGCGAGCTGCGCGAAGTGCAAGGCACCAGCGTGCTGATCTACGACCAGACCTGCGCGACGGAAAAGCGCCGCCGCCGCAAGCGCGGCACGATGGTTGATCCGGCCCGCCGCGCGTTCATCAACGACGCCGTGTGCGAAGGCTGCGGCGATTGCTCGGTCAAGTCGAACTGCCTGTCGGTCGAGCCGCTGGAAACGGAGCTGGGCACGAAGCGCAAGATCAACCAGTCGTCCTGCAACAAGGATTTCTCGTGCGTGAACGGCTTCTGCCCGAGCTTCGTGACGGCAGAAGGTGCGCAGGTGCGCAAGCCGGAGTCGCACGGCGTTTCGATGGAAGGCTTGCCGCTGCTGCCGCATCCTGAGCTGCCCGCCATCCAGCGCGCGTACGGCGTGCTGGTGACCGGCGTGGGCGGCACGGGCGTGGTGACGATCGGGGGCCTGCTCGGCATGGCCGCGCACATCGAAGGCAAGGGCGTGACGGTGCTCGACATGGCGGGCCTGGCGCAGAAAGGTGGCGCCGTGCTCTCGCACGTGCAGATCGGCGAGCGCCCCGATTCGATCCACGCCACGCGCATCGCCATGGGCGAGGCGGACCTCGTGATCGGCTGCGACGCCATTGTCTCGGCGTCGGACGAAGTGCTGTCGAAGGTGCAGCACGGCCAGACGCGCGCCATCATCAACAGCACCGCATCGCCCACGGCCGACTTCATCAAGAACCCGAACTGGCGCTTCCCGGGCAGCTCGACCGAAGCGGACATCCGTGCGGCCATCGGCGATGCCTGCGCGTTTGAAGACGCCAGCACGCTGGCCGTGCGCCTGCTGGGCGACGCCATCTACACCAACCCCCTGGTGCTGGGTTTTGCGTGGCAAAAAGGCTGGGTTCCGCTGACACACGACGCGCTCGTCCGCGCGATCGAACTGAACGGCGTGGCCGTCGAGAAAAACAAGACCGCGTTCGAATGGGGCCGTCACCTTGCTCAGGACCGCGACGCGGTGCTCAAGCTCGCTGGCGATGCGCCCCGTGCCAAGGCCGACGTCGTCGCCCTGCCCTCGCTGGACACGCTGATCGCCCGCCGCGTCGATCTGCTGACCGCCTACCAGAACGCCGCGTATGCCGCCGAATTCCGCGCTGTGGTCGAACGGGTGCGCGCGGCGGAAGCAGCCGTGGTCGGTGCAGGCCAGCCGCTGGCGCTGACGGAAGCCGTGGTGCGCAATCTGTCGAAGCTGATGGCTTACAAGGACGAATACGAAGTCGCCCGCCTGTACACCGATCCGGCGTTCCTCGACAAGCTGCGCGCCCAGTTCGAAGGCGAACCGGGGCGCGACTACCAGCTCAACTTCTGGCTCGCCCCGCCCATGATGGCCAAGCGTGACGAGAAGGGGCACCTGGTCAAGCAACGCTTCGGTCCGAACACGATGCGCATCTTCAAGGTGCTCGCCAAGCTCAAGGGCCTGCGCGGCACGGCGTTCGACATCTTCGGCAAGACCGAAGAACGCCGCACCGAGCGCGCGCTGATCGGCGAATACCGCGCGCTGGTCGATGAACTGGCGAAAGGCCTGACGGCGCAAAAGCTGGCGCAAGCCGTGGAACTGGCTCGCCTGCCGGAGGACATCCGCGGCTTCGGCCATGTGAAGGAGGCCAACCTCGCGGCGGCGCGCATCCGCTGGAACAAGCTGATGGCCCAGTGGCGCGATCCGGCTGCGGCACAGCAGGCGGCCTGATCAGCGCCAAGCGTTCGGCATCGCCAATAAAAAACGGAGGCTTCGGCCTCCGTTTTTCTTTGTGCGCCCCCGCTACGTCAGCCCGGCACGATCTGCTGCGCGTAGTCGTACAGATCCTGCAGGATGGTTTGCGCGCGCGTGTCGCCGTTCTCCTCGGCTTCCGCGCCCAATTGCTGAAGCCGCTCGCCGAAGGTCTCAAAGGTCATGTAGCCGTCACGGCCTTCGAACAACCGCTCGGCGCGAAGCTGTTCCCACAGTTCGTATTCCTCTTCGTTCAACGTATCGGGAAAGTTGCGTGCGCGATAGCGGAACAGCAGCTCCGGCAGGCGCGCATCGGCAAATTCCGCATGCAGGCGCGCGAGTTGTTCGCCGCTGAGCGTGCGCAGCTCATTGAGCAGGCGGCGATCCTCGTTGCCGACGAATCCGCCGTAGAGGTTCTGGTCGACGTCTTCAATCGCCTCCAGTTCGCGGGCGTACACCTGACGCCAGGTTTCGCGCATGTCGGGCGCGCCCTGGGCGATGGCGGCGTGGCGTTCGATCGTGGCAAAGTCGATGCCCCAGCGTTCTGCCTGCGCGGGCTGCAGCGTCTTCATGTTGCTGATGACGATGGGCGACTTGTTGATGTGGATCGACTTGATCGGCAGTCGCGTGGTGCCTTCGGCCAGATCGGCCGTGCGCGTGAACATGCGCTCGCGAATCGTGGCGACGTCCATGTCGAACAGCTCGGACGGGTCGAACGCCAAGTCCCACACGATCAGTTCGTTCTTGTTGGTGGGGTGACCGCCCAGCGGCCACACCACGGCCATGCAGCCACGCTCCACGCCGTACATCCCGGAGATGTGCAGCAACGGCCGCGGCGCATCGCCAATCTCCGCCACCACGCGGTCTTTCTTGCGCAGCGCCAGGCAGAAATCGAACAGGCGCGGCTGCGCGTTGCGAATCAGACGCGCCAGCGCGATCGTCGCACGCACGTCGGACACCGCATCGTGCGCGGCCTCGTGCACCAGGCCGTTGGCCTTGGACAGATGCTCCAGCTTGAAGCTGGGCCTGCCGTCTTCGTGGGTGGGCCATTGAATGCCCTCCGGGCGCAGGGCCCACGTGGTGCGCACCACGTCGAGCAGATCCCAGCGCCCACATTCGTTCTGCCACTCGCGTGCATACGGGTCGATCAGGTTGCGCCAGAACAGGTGGCGCGTCACCTCATCGTCGAAGCGGATGGTGTTGTAGCCGACGCCGATGGTGCCGGGCGTGCCGAGTTCGCGCTCGATAGCCTGGGCGAAACGGTATTCCGGAATGCCTTGCCGGGCGCATTGCTGCGGCGTGATGCCGGTGATGAGGCACGACACCGGATCGGGCAGCCAGTCGTTGGAAGGCTGGCAGAACAGTTCGACCGGCTCGCCGATCTCGTTCAGCTCGGCATCGGTGCGGATGCCGGCAAACTGCGCGGGGCGATCACGGCGCGGCACGGCACCGAACGTTTCGTAGTCGTGCCAGAGAAAGGTGGGAGTGACAGGCAAGGCAGCGGCTCGCTGGAAAACACTGAAGATGCCGGCATGCTAACAGCCTGCCGCCAGCGCCGCGCAAACGCGGGATGGTGCCAGAGTAAGCTAATGCCGTTGCCCACCTTCCCTGACGCGCCGACGCGCCCGAGCCGCCACCATGCGCATTCTTTTTTTCAGCAGCCACCGTTACGACGAAGACAGCTTCCGCGCCTCACTTGCACGCGGCGGCTACAGCTTCGACCTCGTCTTCCAGCGCGCGCACCTTGAAGCGCAGACGGCGTCCCTCGCGTCCGGCTTTGAAGTGGTATGTCCGTTCGTGA
This window contains:
- a CDS encoding indolepyruvate ferredoxin oxidoreductase family protein, whose protein sequence is MNAPLNDALRRALETVSLDDKYTLERGRIYISGTQALVRLPMLQQERDRAAGLNTAGFISGYRGSPLGALDQALWKAKKHLAGHNIVFQAGLNEDLAATAVWGSQQVNLYPSAKFSGVFGMWYGKGPGVDRTIDVFKHANSAGSSAHGGVLVLAGDDHAAKSSTLAHQSEHVFKAAGIPVLYPSNVQEYLDYGLHGWAMSRYSGLWVSMKCVTDVVESSASVDVDPHRAQIILPEDFVMPQGGLNIRWPDPPLVQEARLLDYKWYAGLSYVRANKLDRVVLDSPQARFGIMTAGKAYLDVRQALVDLGLDEETCRRIGIRLYKVGCVWPLEAHGARAFAEGLQEILVVEEKRQILEYQLKEELYNYRDDVRPRVYGKFDERDNAGGEWSVPMANWLLPAHYELSPALIARAIATRLEKFELPSDVRARIASRIAIIDAKEKALAKPRVTAERKPWFCSGCPHNTSTNVPEGSRALAGIGCHYMTVWMDRRTDTFSQMGGEGVAWIGQMPFSGDQHVFANLGDGTYYHSGLLAIRASIAAKVNITYKILYNDAVAMTGGQPVDGPLSVPQIAAQVHAEGTSRIVIVTDEPEKYNAAIKLPEGVTVHHRDRLDAIQRELREVQGTSVLIYDQTCATEKRRRRKRGTMVDPARRAFINDAVCEGCGDCSVKSNCLSVEPLETELGTKRKINQSSCNKDFSCVNGFCPSFVTAEGAQVRKPESHGVSMEGLPLLPHPELPAIQRAYGVLVTGVGGTGVVTIGGLLGMAAHIEGKGVTVLDMAGLAQKGGAVLSHVQIGERPDSIHATRIAMGEADLVIGCDAIVSASDEVLSKVQHGQTRAIINSTASPTADFIKNPNWRFPGSSTEADIRAAIGDACAFEDASTLAVRLLGDAIYTNPLVLGFAWQKGWVPLTHDALVRAIELNGVAVEKNKTAFEWGRHLAQDRDAVLKLAGDAPRAKADVVALPSLDTLIARRVDLLTAYQNAAYAAEFRAVVERVRAAEAAVVGAGQPLALTEAVVRNLSKLMAYKDEYEVARLYTDPAFLDKLRAQFEGEPGRDYQLNFWLAPPMMAKRDEKGHLVKQRFGPNTMRIFKVLAKLKGLRGTAFDIFGKTEERRTERALIGEYRALVDELAKGLTAQKLAQAVELARLPEDIRGFGHVKEANLAAARIRWNKLMAQWRDPAAAQQAA
- the sbcB gene encoding exodeoxyribonuclease I; protein product: MPVTPTFLWHDYETFGAVPRRDRPAQFAGIRTDAELNEIGEPVELFCQPSNDWLPDPVSCLITGITPQQCARQGIPEYRFAQAIERELGTPGTIGVGYNTIRFDDEVTRHLFWRNLIDPYAREWQNECGRWDLLDVVRTTWALRPEGIQWPTHEDGRPSFKLEHLSKANGLVHEAAHDAVSDVRATIALARLIRNAQPRLFDFCLALRKKDRVVAEIGDAPRPLLHISGMYGVERGCMAVVWPLGGHPTNKNELIVWDLAFDPSELFDMDVATIRERMFTRTADLAEGTTRLPIKSIHINKSPIVISNMKTLQPAQAERWGIDFATIERHAAIAQGAPDMRETWRQVYARELEAIEDVDQNLYGGFVGNEDRRLLNELRTLSGEQLARLHAEFADARLPELLFRYRARNFPDTLNEEEYELWEQLRAERLFEGRDGYMTFETFGERLQQLGAEAEENGDTRAQTILQDLYDYAQQIVPG
- the pdxR gene encoding MocR-like pyridoxine biosynthesis transcription factor PdxR: MDYGVLLSNYERTSMHGEGGTRTSQQQRLYACLRTAILSGQIEEGTRLAPSRTLAEELGIARNSVLYAYEQLASEGFVLSRRQGTVVARVGLQQTPTPAPEAAPELSRRVKDLERPRGGMDDLLPFLPGTPALDVFPLAQWRRCMERGWRRIGPGQMGYGPVEGNVALRQAVAEYLRVSRGVRCDATQVFITDGTQNSLDMCARTLADAGDTAWIENPGYYGARAALQAADMRLMPISVDVDGLAPREEDWRDTPPRLIYITPSHQYPLGAVMSLERRLSLIQHARAVGAWIIEDDYDSEFRHTGAPLSAVQGLTENAPVIYLGTFSKMLFPALRLGYMVVPPALVPALKKTAGALMLRGRVAEQLALAEFIEAGHFTRHLRRMRRLYGERRDALQAAIERHLDGIVTVSGGAGGMHLSARLDAPVPDTEVSRAARAHGMVLRPLSRFCLPGTLTAQYNGLVLGYGNVPAEAMDGLVKRMRDVIESVGG